A region from the Lentisphaera profundi genome encodes:
- a CDS encoding SDR family oxidoreductase, protein MDLNLKGKVVIITGGAKGIGAAISESFAAEGAKLVIASRPSTMASEFVDKIKETSEVLYIQGDLTTPGFCEKIIDQTVQKFGQIDVLVNNAGVNDACNIDDSLDKFQQSLNTNLIQVFELVHYAFPHLEKTNGNIVNIGSKVAETGQGNATGYAAAKGAVNALTREWALEFRMKGIRVNSIIPAECMTPLYRSCLDRLPKPEEEERRITSMIPLGERMTRAEELADLTVFIASSRSSHTTGQIIYADGGYTHLDRKCTVKE, encoded by the coding sequence TTGGATCTTAATTTAAAAGGTAAAGTGGTGATCATCACTGGTGGTGCCAAAGGTATAGGAGCTGCGATTTCGGAATCTTTTGCAGCAGAAGGAGCTAAACTTGTCATAGCGAGCCGCCCTTCGACAATGGCGTCTGAGTTTGTGGATAAAATAAAAGAAACAAGTGAAGTTCTCTACATCCAAGGAGATCTCACGACGCCAGGTTTTTGTGAAAAAATTATTGATCAAACCGTCCAGAAATTTGGTCAAATTGATGTACTTGTAAATAATGCAGGTGTAAATGATGCTTGTAATATCGATGATTCATTGGATAAGTTTCAGCAGTCATTAAATACCAATTTAATTCAGGTTTTTGAATTGGTTCATTACGCTTTTCCGCATCTTGAAAAAACTAATGGTAATATCGTTAATATTGGTTCGAAAGTAGCTGAGACGGGGCAGGGCAATGCAACAGGCTACGCGGCGGCAAAAGGTGCGGTCAATGCTCTTACTAGGGAGTGGGCACTGGAGTTTAGAATGAAGGGAATTAGAGTTAACTCAATTATTCCTGCAGAATGCATGACACCACTTTACCGCAGCTGCCTGGATAGACTTCCCAAGCCAGAAGAAGAGGAACGACGCATTACTAGTATGATTCCTCTCGGTGAAAGAATGACTAGGGCAGAGGAATTAGCAGACCTTACTGTATTTATTGCATCCAGTCGCTCGTCTCATACCACAGGGCAGATTATCTATGCAGATGGTGGATACACTCACTTAGATCGCAAGTGTACTGTAAAAGAATGA
- a CDS encoding LamG domain-containing protein translates to MKIINKLLFAALYLVLPSAFSADQSLILHWKFDSPYEFGAFEADASGRGNDGVVRWDRIGSHGGLHWQSKEGFLNGSAHLPRGVRGTLSSEKALSLPQNWTMSFLFKPLGDKSRFDNIITFHKADDSNSNIFSLGQHHSFRINLDNAGKQQTLGFFKGQMSSTKWNHLVLVYENDQVTFYLNDKAQTVKHSSPWDPTTKFKLSLSGRNGSPHNRAEGNFDEFRLYGRALNADQIKQLGTKNFYVKERTIPIADPGMGYTTFLKEGSWISSSKAKFKMQGTELIKGNNAGETKFEWSIIQQPKGAKGKFADPNDPKTTFSTNKIGDYKFKLTTSNEAGKDEKLVNGVVFAKDMGPKDAKLYTMPPDRIEGQMVAYHPERAAAIKNKKLKPISYWSFDKLENNKFSTFGSKGQTLAFDAKNIEQVEKGKFGQAVKLLNGPLSLGQFDELKNEFSASFWVYHEKGKITGDILKIQGENGKHYWNNHYRKYRLDPDGSGVVDIIVKWYEGATTVKANNRWTHYVFTYAKTGNVKKLYVDGRLAVYSLAPFEKDASGKASLLCNLKGAIIDDYALYDTTLNNEEVAAIYKSKQGPLAVDKRIAYDPYTSRVYRDDFIAKNFPQPTASYQSEHFSEDRFDGKELSPYTHPRLNMTMNDLPRIRESFLKSRHGNNNHSFMYLYTRTQFGHDLSNYTPNSKLTDKKPPYAPKGAFKIDGKYVFDEHSQSSSGRIALALEALLKADTKLARKLIEKMIISANLQQQTIDYWRSQDNPGWQHAYHDILGRRSTQIMYDYLYNWMTEGEKKTIRKVIATATAGNWSIGMYAMPALYANRSNWQAWITGDMLIALQSIYGEDGFCQFTYDQAARAVNNCAEIMNDPESGAHYEGMGKSNINSTQMSVLSRMQPKGEKIISSKALYNNVTKFHLHIGLPWTHKTVMYDQKNGGNAGIPSAPINVLHYAYPNDPIINYLKHTIDDGASSYTQKRPSTFGQESWMISSVYTQDWKGPDNLQEHLKQAVKEAGEPLGYFSDFRGQMISRSSWEKDALQLNFVPRVIKGGHSAPTKGYFVVNALERQWFEFRSRANQHSRTNSCVTVDGEGQDGTMARSLYYNGAAEKKGANFDILSSELTGSYRQINNKWPNLNYTRLKPDPRPWFDMPKQYLTHWYLGDRPYAPVYHDYDQFDPVNYKGKQEFEYAYRTALFARGDHPYIIIADDFKKDDKEREYIWHAALPDDLKKNMALHKINGDTAILTDPKDPSKHLMVKMFGYKGKGEFVVEHILPTQDVDRAKMNLTTEQMPHNLKFKNKTATASFRVLLYPFKDGDPLPKITESASSFTITIGDQKDSFTEDSKARGHKLLKPNRLNGVDHEIAQPQDSEIIQKKTAENKNVSIQHRLMNMDEQEILKGIGTISALFMVGFFIIRSRK, encoded by the coding sequence ATGAAAATAATAAATAAACTCCTTTTTGCAGCCTTATATCTCGTTCTACCAAGTGCTTTCTCAGCGGATCAATCATTAATTCTCCATTGGAAATTTGACTCACCCTACGAATTCGGAGCTTTTGAAGCAGACGCTTCCGGTCGCGGTAATGATGGCGTGGTACGCTGGGATCGAATTGGTAGCCACGGTGGACTTCATTGGCAGAGCAAAGAGGGCTTTTTAAATGGTTCAGCTCATTTACCTAGAGGAGTAAGAGGTACCTTATCAAGTGAAAAAGCTTTGTCTCTTCCTCAGAATTGGACTATGTCTTTCTTATTTAAACCCTTGGGTGACAAAAGTCGTTTTGATAATATCATCACTTTTCATAAGGCTGACGATTCAAATAGCAACATATTTTCTTTAGGCCAGCACCACAGCTTTCGTATTAATTTAGACAATGCTGGCAAACAGCAGACCCTAGGCTTCTTCAAAGGTCAAATGAGTTCTACAAAATGGAATCACTTAGTATTAGTTTATGAAAATGATCAAGTCACATTTTACCTCAATGACAAAGCACAAACTGTAAAACATTCTAGTCCTTGGGATCCTACCACAAAGTTTAAATTATCGCTCTCTGGTCGCAATGGCTCTCCACACAATCGCGCAGAAGGTAACTTCGATGAATTTAGACTCTATGGCCGTGCACTAAATGCTGATCAAATCAAACAATTGGGAACGAAAAATTTTTACGTAAAAGAAAGAACTATACCCATTGCAGACCCTGGAATGGGCTACACAACTTTCTTAAAAGAAGGCTCATGGATAAGCTCCTCAAAAGCAAAATTTAAAATGCAGGGAACTGAGCTCATAAAAGGAAATAATGCTGGAGAAACAAAGTTTGAGTGGAGTATTATCCAACAACCCAAAGGTGCTAAGGGGAAGTTTGCCGATCCAAATGATCCAAAGACAACTTTTTCGACTAATAAAATCGGTGACTATAAGTTTAAATTGACGACTTCAAATGAAGCTGGCAAAGACGAAAAACTGGTTAATGGAGTCGTTTTTGCCAAAGATATGGGACCCAAAGATGCGAAGCTTTACACCATGCCCCCTGACCGTATTGAAGGTCAAATGGTTGCTTATCACCCAGAAAGAGCCGCCGCTATAAAAAATAAAAAGCTCAAGCCCATCTCATACTGGTCCTTTGATAAACTAGAAAATAATAAATTCTCGACTTTTGGTTCTAAAGGCCAGACCTTGGCCTTTGACGCAAAAAATATTGAACAGGTTGAAAAAGGTAAATTTGGCCAAGCAGTTAAACTTCTTAATGGTCCCTTATCACTAGGTCAATTCGATGAACTAAAAAATGAATTTTCCGCCTCCTTCTGGGTTTATCACGAAAAAGGTAAAATTACTGGTGATATACTTAAAATCCAAGGAGAAAATGGCAAGCATTACTGGAATAACCATTACCGAAAATATCGCCTCGATCCAGATGGCTCTGGGGTAGTTGACATCATCGTCAAATGGTATGAGGGTGCAACAACTGTAAAAGCTAATAATCGTTGGACTCATTACGTTTTTACCTATGCCAAAACTGGCAATGTTAAAAAGCTCTATGTTGACGGGCGCTTGGCAGTCTACAGCCTTGCCCCATTTGAAAAAGACGCATCGGGAAAAGCCTCTTTACTATGCAACCTTAAGGGTGCCATTATCGACGACTATGCCCTCTACGATACAACCTTAAATAACGAAGAAGTCGCAGCTATTTATAAAAGTAAACAAGGACCTTTAGCTGTTGATAAGCGCATTGCTTATGACCCCTACACTTCTCGCGTTTATAGAGACGACTTTATCGCAAAAAACTTTCCGCAACCTACCGCGAGTTATCAATCCGAACACTTTTCCGAAGATAGGTTCGATGGCAAGGAGCTCTCCCCATACACCCACCCACGCCTAAATATGACGATGAATGATTTACCCCGTATTCGAGAGTCATTCTTGAAGAGTCGTCACGGAAATAATAATCACTCATTTATGTATCTTTACACTCGAACTCAATTTGGTCATGACCTTAGCAATTATACTCCCAACTCCAAACTAACGGATAAAAAACCGCCATACGCACCCAAAGGTGCCTTTAAAATTGATGGTAAATATGTTTTTGATGAACACAGCCAAAGCTCAAGCGGACGAATTGCCTTAGCTCTTGAAGCCTTACTTAAAGCTGATACTAAATTAGCTCGTAAGCTTATAGAGAAAATGATCATTTCCGCAAATCTGCAACAACAAACTATTGATTATTGGCGTAGTCAAGATAATCCGGGTTGGCAACATGCTTATCACGATATTCTTGGACGACGTTCAACTCAAATCATGTATGATTACCTCTATAACTGGATGACTGAAGGTGAGAAAAAGACAATTCGTAAAGTCATTGCCACTGCTACAGCAGGAAATTGGAGCATAGGTATGTACGCTATGCCTGCTCTTTACGCCAATCGCTCAAACTGGCAGGCATGGATCACCGGCGATATGCTCATTGCTCTGCAATCCATTTATGGTGAGGATGGTTTCTGCCAATTCACTTATGATCAAGCCGCACGAGCAGTGAATAATTGTGCTGAAATCATGAACGACCCTGAATCAGGCGCCCACTATGAGGGTATGGGGAAAAGTAATATCAACTCAACTCAAATGTCCGTTCTTTCACGCATGCAGCCTAAAGGAGAGAAAATCATTTCAAGTAAAGCCCTGTATAATAATGTGACTAAATTTCATCTCCATATTGGCCTACCTTGGACCCACAAAACGGTCATGTATGATCAAAAAAATGGTGGTAATGCCGGTATACCCAGCGCTCCAATCAATGTCTTACACTACGCTTACCCAAACGATCCCATAATCAACTACCTCAAACACACAATAGATGACGGAGCAAGCTCTTATACACAAAAGCGCCCCAGTACTTTTGGTCAGGAATCATGGATGATTTCTTCTGTTTATACTCAGGACTGGAAAGGTCCAGACAATCTACAAGAACACCTTAAACAAGCGGTCAAAGAAGCGGGTGAACCTCTAGGCTACTTTAGTGACTTTCGCGGTCAAATGATCAGTCGCAGTAGCTGGGAAAAAGATGCCCTGCAACTCAATTTTGTTCCCCGTGTTATCAAAGGCGGTCATTCAGCACCAACCAAGGGCTACTTTGTTGTCAATGCCCTCGAACGTCAGTGGTTTGAATTTCGCAGCAGGGCTAATCAGCACAGCCGTACCAACTCTTGTGTCACCGTTGACGGTGAAGGTCAAGATGGAACTATGGCTCGCTCACTCTACTACAATGGCGCAGCAGAAAAAAAAGGGGCAAACTTTGATATACTCAGTAGTGAGCTTACGGGATCCTATCGCCAAATCAATAATAAATGGCCAAATCTCAATTATACTCGCCTCAAGCCCGATCCACGCCCATGGTTTGACATGCCTAAGCAATACCTCACTCATTGGTACCTCGGAGATCGTCCTTATGCTCCAGTTTATCATGACTACGATCAATTTGACCCTGTTAACTATAAAGGAAAACAGGAATTCGAATACGCCTACAGAACGGCTCTTTTTGCCCGTGGTGATCACCCTTACATCATTATAGCCGATGATTTTAAGAAGGATGATAAAGAACGCGAGTACATCTGGCATGCCGCACTACCCGATGACCTAAAGAAAAATATGGCGCTCCATAAAATCAATGGCGATACCGCTATCTTGACTGATCCTAAAGATCCATCAAAACATCTCATGGTGAAAATGTTTGGTTATAAAGGCAAGGGCGAATTTGTTGTTGAACATATTTTGCCAACTCAGGATGTGGATCGTGCCAAAATGAATCTGACAACTGAACAAATGCCCCACAATTTAAAATTTAAAAACAAAACAGCTACGGCTTCATTCCGGGTACTCCTCTACCCTTTTAAAGATGGTGATCCACTACCCAAAATTACTGAATCCGCAAGTTCATTCACTATTACTATTGGTGATCAAAAAGATTCGTTCACAGAAGATTCTAAAGCCAGGGGACATAAACTTCTCAAGCCTAATAGACTTAATGGTGTAGATCATGAGATTGCACAACCTCAGGACAGTGAAATCATCCAAAAAAAAACTGCGGAGAACAAGAACGTATCTATTCAACATAGACTGATGAATATGGACGAACAAGAAATCCTTAAAGGCATTGGTACAATATCTGCATTATTCATGGTAGGATTTTTTATTATACGAAGTAGAAAATAA
- a CDS encoding prepilin-type N-terminal cleavage/methylation domain-containing protein, producing the protein MIKLKKFTLIEVLVVVAIIGILASMLLPVLSKARRTSKTVLCKNNLKSLGMANFFYADNWDNYPVPYRDNNGDWWYKNSEFKEYYPYFRQDQNNFQVNASCHEAVARTADTTNGIRGDLVYGHNMIGGGSGNSLGFRGISYQMISSPSSFLHYSEQNNQDAGINSDNFDSRHEDKSNVLYLDGHVAPISYLLGISTANTEAPWGDNGLDITAIVNSN; encoded by the coding sequence CGAAGTTTTAGTTGTAGTAGCAATTATAGGTATTTTAGCCTCTATGCTCTTACCTGTTTTAAGTAAGGCTCGCAGAACGTCTAAAACCGTCTTGTGTAAAAACAATTTAAAAAGTCTTGGCATGGCTAATTTCTTCTACGCTGATAATTGGGATAATTACCCTGTGCCTTATAGAGATAACAATGGAGATTGGTGGTATAAAAACAGTGAATTCAAAGAATATTACCCTTACTTCCGCCAAGATCAAAATAATTTCCAAGTCAATGCGTCCTGTCATGAAGCAGTTGCTAGAACCGCAGATACGACAAATGGCATCAGAGGAGATCTAGTTTATGGACATAATATGATCGGAGGTGGCAGTGGTAACAGTCTCGGTTTTAGAGGCATCTCATATCAAATGATCAGCTCCCCCTCTAGCTTTCTTCATTACAGTGAGCAAAATAACCAAGATGCAGGGATTAATTCAGATAATTTTGATTCCCGTCATGAGGACAAGTCTAATGTCCTGTACTTAGATGGACACGTTGCACCAATAAGCTATCTACTTGGTATTAGCACGGCGAATACTGAGGCCCCGTGGGGGGATAATGGCTTAGATATCACTGCCATTGTCAATAGTAATTAA